AAGGCAGTCAAGCATAGTGCAGCATTGGTGGCTGCTTGTATCTCCACAATCGAGCATTCTACTTGGAATGAAAGTAATCATGGTCAGTTCGCATGGGTCTAGTCTCTTCTTCACAACTTACATGATTCCCGAGCATGtcttaatttattatgtgTAAACTCATCCAGGGAAAGTTCCATCGATATGGTATTCGAATCCTCCTTTTAGGGTCCATCATGAAGCCAAACAAACCATTGAGCTAGAATGGAATAATGAATGCGAGGGAACTGGCTCTAACCTCATATCACTCGGTGTAAGATATCAACCAGATGGAAGCTATCTCATTGAGGTTTAAAACTTCACATCCTCCTTTTAGATTCACTTTTAGACTCATATACTTCATTTATGAGTCTTATAATTGGAATTCTTATGGTTTGTCAACATTCCACGAGACAGGAAGGCAATGATTCTCCAAGTTTAGAACTCAGAGTAACACGAGCAGGAAAGTGCGATTTTAGAGTTGAAGCGGCCGGATTGAGCATGAATGTTAGTCTAGCTGCGTACTTGAAGGTAAATCATTAGCATTATGTTCAAGCAACTCTTAACAGCTCTCATACTCTTTCTGTCTCTCTCGTAATTGCTGCTTATGATGTATGTTTGGTTACAGGATGGTTATAAGCATATCCATATATGGCATGGTTCAGAACACCATCAGTTCAAGCAGAAGGTAGGAATCGAATTctctgaagatgaagaaggtgtCCAACACAGAACCAGCTCCGAAACATCATCACACCCTCCAGGAACCATTGTGGCCCCCATGGCTGGTTTGGTAGTCAAGGTCCTTGTCGAAAACGAAGCCAAAGTAGATCAAGGTCAACCTATATTAGTCCTAGAGGCAATGAAGATGGAGGTTAGTATATAAACATCTTCATATACCATAATATAAGAAACATTTAAGTAATTATCGTTTTATTCTCGTTCAGCACGTTGTGAAAGCACCATCCTCTGGAAGCATACAGGACCTCAAAGTTAAAGCAGGCCAACAGGTTTCAGATGGCAGTGCTCTATTCAGGATCAAAGGTTAGTGGTAATTTAGTACCAgcattttttcctttatacaTTTCATATCAtccttttgaaaatttcatccAACTCCACCAATTTCAATATCTTTGCAGGGTAAATAACACGATTTGCGATTGATCAACCATTCGCTGGCTTACGCGAAACCTGAACTAATAAGCATTTGGGTGTGTATATAAACCGAAATCttacaaaagataaataaatccaaagctttataaatgtttttactgCCTCTATATAGATCTGTGCGGCTAGAGATTGAAGGTAACTTCTTAGTATACAAAATGGTGATTACATTAATAATCAAGATAGTCCGAGCCATTTCTTGAATACTAAACCAGCTTCTCTCTTCTTGAGCTGAGACTCGCTCTGAACTTTTGGAGCTTTGCCTTTATAAGCAGTCTTGTGATACTTCAAGAAGAGCATCCGATACTTGTACTTatcaacaaacatattttttttctccatcaTCTCCACAACTTCATTAGCCCGGGAAAAAAACCCGCCTCTAACAAATGTATAAAGCACCGCATCAAGCAACTCCTGATCAAACTTCATCGATGAAGTAGCTGCAGCTATGGATTTCATTTCTCCCCATAACTCAGTGACCTCTGTGTATTTACTCCCAATGGCTGCATATCCTGTGACCATAGAATGAAAAGTTTGAGCATTTGGCGAATGCCCAAGACTTCTCATCCTCTTTAATGCCTTCTCTGCATCCTGCATCAAACCTTTCTTGCTAAAAAAATGGATCACATTGTTCCAATCATGAACACCAGCATCCAAACTCTGCACTTCTCTGATTTCTCTCAAGAGTTTTGACATGAGTCCCGCCTCTGCGTTTCCTTCACATCCCTTTAAGAGCTTCTCAAATTTCTGATTTCCGCCTCGTAGTATCTTCGCCTCTTTCATTTCCTTAAACACATTGAGAGCTCCATGAGTATCGTTCTGAATTACTTGAGACTGGATTAAAGCTTCATAACAGCTTGAGTCTAATTGAATCCCTGCCTTTTGAGCATCTCTAAGGAGTGATGTCACTTCTCTAGTTTGGTTTGTGTTGCAGTAAGCTTTGAGGAGCGAAGAATAAACCGAAGAACCAGTTCTTACCCCAGCCATACGCATCTCGTCGAGTAGATCATGCGCCTGATCCAACATGCCTAGAGAAATACATGCGTTGATAACATTAATCAGCATCGAGTTATCACTAGAAACAGGAGAGTCTTCATGTTCTGCCTTCAACAGAAACTTTGCTAACTCCTTCATCTTTCCACTTTCCAGGAATGCCTTTGCTAATTTCACATAAATCTCTTCCGTCGGCTGCAGAACACCGCGTTCCGAGGTAATCAATTCGACTTGTACATGCAACTTAGCCAACAATGCACCAAGAACATCCTTTGCCTCAGCTTCAAGTTTCAAAAACTTCCTGTCTCTAGAGAACTCATCATAGGGAATCATACTGTGAATAGAAACCACTCGAGTTTCGGGATTATCGTGTTCTTTAACCTCTGATCCTTTTCCAGATACTCTTTTGGTGTATAATCTACCATCATCTGCAGTATCAAATTCAAGAATGGCGGCTCCAAGTGAGTTCCTTGCTACCTTTCCTCTTCTTAGCATTTCCAAAACCATTTTCGAAGCAGATTCAAGATCCCCGAATTTTAAGTGACACATAAGCAAGCAGTTATAGAATTGCCAAAACTGAGACTCATTCAAGTTGCAAGCTTCATCTATATGCCTTTGAAGCTTCCTTAGTTCCTCTCTCCGCCCATTTCTTTCGTATATATGAGCCATTATTACTAACAAGTTAGCATCAGCTTTAACACCGATCTTCGGTATCATATCAAGAAGCTGTTCAGCTTTTCGGGTTGTcccaaacaacaaacaaccCGCCAAAGCAACGTTCAACACCTGAGTATTAGGCTTCATCGCAAGCAAAGGTGCGTTGCTCTTCTTCCGTGGATCAACTCTGttattatgaaacaaataaccaATCTCAAGAACCAACTCAGCAGAAAGATAACTTCCTGATCCCGCAAGAGACATATGAGCCAAAACCGCAGACCAAGCACTCACATGAGGATACTCTTCTGTCTCAACTAGCTTCCTCAAGATCGTTGATGCAGGAACAGCCATACCTGACTTGGCAAGAGCCAAGGAGAGATATAGAAGAGGTTCCTTCTCCAGCAAATTCTGTTTACCCTCCTCATAGGCTTGTTCCACTAAACTGTAACCCTTTTGTAGCCAGTTGGAATCAAGACTCTCAGCAAAACAAACCACAACATTGTTAACAACAGATTTTCGCGGAAACCCTTCCATTTGCATATGTTGTTCAAACAATCTCCAAGCTTCATCACATCTATGTTCATCAACTGCAATTTGAATTTCTTCATTGAGTTTAGCAGGATCTCTGGCTTGAAGCAGTATAGATCCAGAAATGCTTGAAATTGCTTCTCTTCTATGGATAGACCATACATCGAATCTGGTACTAGTACGAAACCTAGTTAACACACTGAGGTATTTTGCATTAGACAGAACAGCTTTACCCGCCAAACCATGTTGTAAAGAAGCTTGAGATTGAGTACCTGTAACTTCAATGGCGTGAATAAGAACTCCACGAAACAAAGAACTCAAACGACACTGGTGGAGTGAAACAGGCTGAAGCTTAGTTTTCCTCAATGAAAACATTGAAAGATCTTATTTTTCTTCGTCAATTCGTTAAGACCAATTTGAAGCTCCTCGGCTGGTATGAGGATTTGATGAAAACTGTTTCCCAGTTTCATTTAgacatttcgtcgaacacttgGTGCGTGAACTGAACCAGCAAGCTTTGAGCACTAACGTGAGATTAggagaaaaagacaaaagcttTCTTGAGAAGACGATGGGTCTTTGACCGTTGATGATGGCAGGTGCGAAGAaccactaaaccctaatcactatTCACTAATCACTATAGCCAGAagaaacttgtaaattttgCTTAACCGAAAAATATCAAGTGttgacaaaaagagaaaagaaaaataagtaaagTAATAATATTCTAAGGAATTTGTCAAATTGAGTATCACTATATCATATACTGTCATAGTAAATGGTCCTTATCTAGCAAAAAATTTATTGTTAGTTAGAACCAAACCATGCTTATTTATAACATTTCATAAGATTAAGCTTTTTACTAATCTTGGGTTGGTTTCATTAAATTCTATGATAGCATTTTTGGTTTAACAATACGCATAAACATAAGTTAATCCAAAATGCAATGCATAGTTTCAGATTTATCAATAGGGTTGGTTTCATTAAATTCtatatagtaacatttttGGTAACAAATACGAATAAACACACAATTTCATCCAAAACCTAATGCAAAAATTCAGGTTTATCCATAATCCTTCTTAACAAATTAGCCCCCTCAAACCTTTCTATAAGTATATCACCACATGACTACTAATAATATCCCATACAAAATCCCAAAGCTTAAAGATAACCCCAAATGATTCTTGCAATATTAGCCCTTGTAATAGCCACCTTTCTATACGGTGGAGCCACCACGGTCCAAGCTGGATGCAGAGACACTCTGACCAGCCTTTCCCCTTGTCTTTATTACCTCAACGGTGGCTCATCGTCACCTTCTTGGAGTTGTTGTCGTCAATTTTCCACGGTGGTTCAATCTTCACCGGAATGTTTGTGCTCAGTGGTTAATAGCAACGAAAGCTCATTTTATGGGTTCAAATTTAACCGGACTTTGGCTCTCAATCTCCCTACCGCTTGCAATGTTCAAACTCCATCACCTAGCCTGTGTAACAGTAAGAAACTTAATTATTCTAACAATATACacttcaaaaatatatgtttgttgatCCAAATTTTTTGTGGTTTATAATATAATGGTATAGCCGGTGGTAACGTACCAACCACGTTGCCGGCGAATACTCCTGTAGGTTCACCTCGAAGTGCTCCTTCACCGTCAGGTACCACGTCTCCGGCGAATACACCATCAGGTTCACCACAAATACCTCAATACACActtcataatatatttatcttcttaAGAATTGTGCTTTTGGAAAATAGACTgttagaaaacaataaaattcatattttgtgtttaatcGATGAAACTTGTAAACAGGATCGAAGAAGTTTCCATTGAGTAATGAAAGCTCGTCCAAGAGCAATGTGATCATCTTGTCTTTCGTATCCATAGCTCTGGTCCTCGCTATAATATGAATCTCagatcttctttttattttacttttttttaaccaatttaTGTCTCCATGTAATATTTGTAGTGCTTCCTCAATGTATTTGAAATTCATAAAATTCATATTGTACGTTGAAAGTCTTTcatacttgtttttttttttttttttcctctgaaACTGCagttttattgaaataataatacataACATCACACCCAATTACATAAACATCAAAGACAACTTTCAACGAAGCCCAAACAAGAGGCCCAAGAAAGGATAAACTCAAGAACGTGTCTCATCGATGGGGATAAGTTGAGGATACGTGTTTATTTCACATCCTTCACCGCATGCAGAGATTCCAAATCCAGTGAATCAGAATACGTTGCCGGAACTACAACCGATTAcgaattcttctttttttctcactgATAATGATAATAATGGATTACAGAACAAATCAATCTACTAATCTCAAATGATTGATAGATTCATAAGAAAACCATCGTAATCATGAAATAAGATGTAGAGATTGAAGTAATCCACCCTTGATAATATAAGTGAATCtctgaatatttttataagcAGCAAAAGGGAATCGAAATTTAAGATGGAAATGAGTTTTTAACCAAACCTTAGACGCAGGTAACATAAGCTGTCGTAAATCCGATGGATCCAACGTTTTTGTGTGGAAGTGAAAACCACACATCGTTAGAAAACCATCAGATCCAAAAGCAAAATCTCAATGGATGAAGTATATTATGGCAAAAGAGAATAGATTTGGCGCATACGAAACTCTCCCGATTCAACAATCCTAGAAGCCATAGTCTTCAACATCAAGCTTTTGTATGAGCAAAAGGACATGGCAATAGAAAGCCATGTTAACGGTAAGAACACAGCAACGAAAAAGCTGTGTTGACGGCAAGAACACGACAACGGAGAAGTCGTGTTGACGGCTAACTAACAGCAGAACCGGACTTCATCCGAGTATAAACTCCGGTAAAAACAAACCGGACGGAGATAACATATAAGAACCTCTCTCTCTGAAAAATATTagggagagaagagagagaagtcaACCAACCAATCGAGTTTCGAATTTCCTACTTGGttataaagattaaaacatACGAAAACAGAATCTTTATTGGAATAAATCGAAAGCAGGAAATATAGTCCAATGGGCCCATAAGGTTTCGACTTCCGGCCCAACTATGGTTGAAACCCAGTCTTACGAGTAGTACCAAACAAACACTAACACGCTCAATTTCTTAACTCTAATGAGAAAACGATTAGACTAACATCCAAACAATCCAAATACATAAAAtcgattttgttgtttgtgcTTTTGTGGCGGCTTTTTTTCACGAACTgctttaaaccctaaaaactcCAACCTTTGTTCTCTgtgtaacaacaacaacaacaatgcaGGAAGAATCTCACATCGAAGAAGttgaaatccaaaacaaactcGAAGTTGCTCCTGCATTGATTTCCGTTCATCCATCTCAGAAATCTGTCGCTGTCGCTGTCGGCTCGGATCTTCGTATTTTCGATCTTATGTAAGTTCATTGCCTCCTTCATAATCAAATTCGAACATGTCTCTTCATAgattggtttgttttgaaagGATAATTAGACTTGCTATTGACTTGGGTTCAGACATCGGAACCTTGAAACTTCTCTTCGTGTGGCTTTGTGAAATTTAACAAGTTTTTGACGAATTTTGTTATGGTGCTTTAAAGCTGATTCAATTGAATTTTAATCACCAATACAAATGTGTTAAACTTGGAATAGAGGAATGTTTAGTTTATCTAGTTAACCGATTGctttaaatgtttaaattgACAGAGAGAATTGCCCAGTTAGTTTGGTGGATGAATCTGATGGGCCTATCCGTAAGGAATCCATTAGAGCTATTCGGTACAGTACAAGTGGCAAGCTCTTTGTGTCCGCAGGCGATGACAAGCTTGTCAAGATTTGGTCCGCAGATTCTTGGCGCTGTCTTAACACAGTGTAAGTTAGTTACTACATATCGTAATAATTACTATGATTAATTGGTGGtccatttttagttttagttttcacGCATTGTGTTTCTAGCATTGCAATTCCCTCTTTATCCAAAACAGACTCTATGCTTATCTCATGTTTCTTAAGCttataatatcatattaatGGCAGATGTTCTGAGAAAAGAGTTAGCGCAGTTGCTATAAGTAGTGATGACTCACATGTTTGCTATGCGGACAAGTTTGGTGTTGTATGGGTGATTGAGCTGGATGGGATCAATGACGGTAAAACTTTACCTAGTAAGAAGGGTGCGCTGCTGCTTTCCCATTATTGTAGTATTATTACTAGCCTGGTAAGATAAAGTTTTGTCAATAGGCCTTTCTTATATGTTGTCTCGTTTTTTTTGCATGATGAAAAGCTGAAGTTTTAACTTACTATGTCACTCATTCTGATCTGTTCTTGTTCATAGGAGTTTTCCCCAGATGGTAGATATATTCTTAGTGCAGACCGGGACTTTAAGATAAGGGTAAGCTAGTCTAATCCACTAATGCACAATGTCATACCTTTCTTGCTCAGATTGGTCTTATAGTGATTCTGTTTGCCATCACAGGTGACTGTTTTTCCCAAGAAGCCTCTAGAAGGGGCTCATGAAATACAGAGTTTTTGTCTTGGACATTCAGAGTAAGTTAGAGTTTAAAGCAACATCTAATCTGATCCCAAATATTCTGTTTGCATTCttaatgtttggtttctaCGATATTTATCAGAGTGTTGTTTACAAAATGGAAGATTGTAAACAAAGCTGAGAGTATTGAACAGTTCCATTAACATTATCTTAAACCTTAATAGGTTCATTACCTGCACAGCATTTGTCAGCACTCCAGAGCTTACTCAGGGATACCTCATGTCTGGAAGTGGAGATTCAACTGTAAGTGATCTTAAAGTCTATATCTCCAGTTCTTACGACCAGTGAGTGATGCTTGACTCCTTGCTAATGTTGTTAATTTCAGGTTCGACTGTGGGACATTACATCTGGGTCTCTTCTCGACACATGTGAAGTTAGTACAGTGGTAGAAATTTCGATCCTTATTACATTCATCTGcaaatttatctttatatatctGGTTGTGTATCTTTTTAGCGTTAGTGATTTCTGTTTGTGCGTATTTGAAGGCAGGACATGCAGAGTCTAATGAAAATGAGTCGCCGACCCAAGTCACAGTTACTGACATATGCGCTATCCCGAATTCGTCTCTTGCAGCAGTGGCAATTCAAAGGCAAGTCTAATATTTTAGCCCACATACGTTTCGTTTAAATCAGATGTTTGATCCTCTATTAATGTAAATGCAGCTTTCAAGGAATATTCTTGTTAAGCTGTGATTTGACAGCACATACTCTCTCTATCACAAAGGTATGAATCCTGTTAGCAAATCCagtaaaatcaacaaaacaattatataacCGGGTAAATAATCTTGTAGGTGATAAAAATCCCTGGAGAAAGTTTCATTCCTACAAGTATAGCTGTAAGTGCATCTTCAAGATTACTATGGATGGTATCAGGAGCCTCAAACCTGCCTGGTTCGAACCATCCTGGTTTTTCAAGGGTTCGGGTCATCTCTTGCCTTGAGACCGAATCATCTTCAATACTTGAAGACGAGCAGATTCCAGGAGGGACCAAACTATTGGAGCAATTACAAGGTAAAGTTACAATAGAAGAGAGTGTAATGAGTGCTGCGGCAGAAGCTGTGAGAGCGGCAATGTCCAGCcttttgatgaagaagcaatactctgaagagaagagagagttcAGAAAAAGAACCAGAAATGATAAGAAAACCACACGATGATTGCATTTtgccaaattgttttttttttaggcttattatcttctgtttttctGTGACTCTCTCGTTGTATCTTGATCATTATGTTACCGTTATAATTTCTCTGTTactatttcaaaatttttatttattcaagcATGTACTAGTACAATTTGATGACTTTtgtgtttaattaaaaaaaaaaaatctcaaaataaaatttaagtagggctcatataattttttaaggTCCACATCAATTTAACtaaccaatcaaaagaaaaattagcaaaatcaaaaataccttttttgttaattcaaatccaaaaaggTCGATCCATGTCATCAACATGCGGCAAAGACAAGTGTGGAGTTAAACATCCACGTGTCAAACAGACATCGAAAATAAACAGAGAAGCTCCTACTTTCAAGATCCAAAATCCCATTAATAACAAACCAAAGAAGCTCCGAAGCCtcgaataaaaacaaaacaaagcaatgGCACAGCATCAGCATTCTCCTCAAAGGCCAAGAGATCAGGACAACACACGGCCACATGATCAATACGGCATCGTTTTCAGCGTCTCCGGTGATGACGTGGCAAGAAAGCAAGGCGATAGTTTCTCTCAACCTGACCCAACGGTTGCGACGATGGGATCCGTAGACACGGTTACGATTGGGGAGGCTTTGGAGGCTACAGCTTTGTCTCTTGGAGATAAGCCTGTCGACCGTAGAGACGCAGCTGCGATTCAAGCCGCCGAAACTAGAGCCACCGGTGAGTCTAAGGGTCGACCCGGTGGTCTTGCAGTAGCGGCTCAGGCGGCTGCTACTACTAATGAACAGACGGTGTCGGAGGAAGACAAAGTGAATATAGCAGATATTCTCACAGTAATgacatttttataattttgctTTATTTCGATAACTGCAGAAACATAAGGTAGAGGAGAGATTATTGTGGGATATTGAAATCAATGTAGTGATTGTAAATTTCATATTAGCCTAGATAGATTAGTTTAAGTTCCGGTCCAAAATTTCAGAGTAGCTAGTCTAGGTACAACAGATATTGTTGGAAATGATTTGTGACTATTTCTATCGCTAACATCGAGATGGATTCAATATGATggagtttttggtttgtttgtttctattaGTGTTTCATTCTAAAAGTCCAATAAATTGGTGCATTCGGATTGTTGGGTTGTGTAGGATGCGGCGGAGAGGCTTCCCGGAGACAAGGTGGTGACAAGTGAAGATGCGGAGGCAGTGGTTGGAGCGGAACTTAGAAGCAGTTCAGAGATGAAGACAACTCCTGGTGGTGTCGCAGATTCCATGTCGGCAGGGGCAAGGCTCAATCAACAACTCTAGCTAAGTTTCTTGGGACATTAATGAAGTTGTACATGAAGGAATAAAAGAGAGGTGTTTTCTCTATCAAGTGGCTCCTTTATGATGTTTATAGAAATTCTCAGATAACTCATATAATCTCTGGTTGCAAGAATTTTACTTCGTGATATAAAAATGGCTGACCATTAGTAAACCCTGTCCCAAGTAatggactttttttttgtctttctcaaACTAGAGAATTTCACTTACCACATGATATGGTATCACTCGAtcgacaaaaccaaaacaaagctGCTTGAAAAGTTCAAAGAGTTGTTATAACATCCGCAAGATTTTACATGTAGTGTGATCcctttttaaatttgttttgtttgtctagcattattatataaaatacgaATTAAAATCTTACAAATCATAAGATTGTTTCCCAGTGAATTTAACCTCAATGGGACTAACATTTTTACCGATGGATCTCATGTTTAGTCCAACACCTTCTCTTCCTGGATTCGCTTTCTCTGGATAAACTCCATCTTTCGGGTGAAGATATTGAACCTCTCCGTTAGGGAACACTCTGTAAAACTGGTAAGTGATCTTGTACTTTGACCTCAACCTCGTACCTAAAGCCAAACACTGTTCTTTCCTCGCCAGTTTCAATAGATTCGGTCCTTCTCTCATTATCGCAGCTCCTCCTGTTGGCATCTCAAAGATTTGTTCTTTCGGTGAGTTCCATGTGATCACGTAAAATTCCTCTACTTGTGCTTTACGGAGGAGACCTCCTGTGCTTCCGGCGAAGATTGGTGATGGTGTGTTTGGGTCTAGCTGCGGGGGAGTGAATCCAACTGGAGCTTCTTTCACGGCTGGGGCAGCAGAGGAGGACTCTGTTTTCTCGGCGCGGATGGCGGTTTTGGTGAAGGAGAGAGACTTGGGACGGTGGCTTGATGAGAAGAGGTGGAGTTTCTTGACGGCGGAAGTAGTGGTTGTTATGGCGGGGCTGAAGATTCCGGCGGCTTGAGTTGCCAtagtttcttctgttttctctgaATCTTTCTCTGTGGAGTAAATGGATAGAGATGAAATGGCTTAATAGAATCTGACAACGAGAGGGTAGATGAGAATCGAACATTTTGGGATAAGGTGATCATACCATTTGGACCAATAAGGTTCCAAGATTCGATTCTCCTCTTACCCTTACTAGATCTTTAGGCCATGTCGTTTTATGAGTTTGGATATGTTTCCCACATGCCACATAAGACTAGACAATCAGGTCAACGTTTTAAATAGACGATAATACAGAGTCAACGttttgatacaaaaataaaaacacaacaaagcAGAAAACACAGTAAGACTAGCTTTCGCTCTGAGAAGGCATGAGCCGGAGTCTCTCCTCTGAGACCTGTTCACGATTACCACCAAAGAATCTCTCTTCGGCTAGCAAAGACTGTAAGTCGCTTCCGTTGGCTAAGCTATTGAACTCAACGGCTTTAGAAGGCATAGTTGGATAACGTCTTTGACAGAAAGTCATCAGTCTTTTAACTGACTGAAGATACTTGCGAGTGGTTTCATCGTTCATGATGTGAGCAACACTGTTGGTGTAAATCTTCTCTCGAGCTGAACGTTCGTGAATACCAACCATAGTCACTCCAATAGGCCATGGCGCGTTCCCGATAGCTAGTTTGATGTAGTGGTCCATTGCAGCAAGGTAGTCTCGCTTTATGCAGTGGTTAACCATCACCATTAAAGCTTGACGAATGTCAGCTGGTAAACCCTGCAATTTTAAGCCATAACTAGAAAGATCAAGTTCACGAAACCTCATAAAATTTCAGTGTAAGAAAGTATACATTCTTAACACTTATAAGACAAAgacagaaagagagaaactttttCTGCATTCAACATTCCAGCCTATTTTT
This sequence is a window from Arabidopsis thaliana chromosome 1 sequence. Protein-coding genes within it:
- a CDS encoding Pentatricopeptide repeat (PPR) superfamily protein (Pentatricopeptide repeat (PPR) superfamily protein; CONTAINS InterPro DOMAIN/s: Pentatricopeptide repeat (InterPro:IPR002885); BEST Arabidopsis thaliana protein match is: Pentatricopeptide repeat (PPR) superfamily protein (TAIR:AT4G17616.1); Has 9904 Blast hits to 5133 proteins in 176 species: Archae - 0; Bacteria - 34; Metazoa - 111; Fungi - 31; Plants - 9502; Viruses - 0; Other Eukaryotes - 226 (source: NCBI BLink).), whose protein sequence is MFSLRKTKLQPVSLHQCRLSSLFRGVLIHAIEVTGTQSQASLQHGLAGKAVLSNAKYLSVLTRFRTSTRFDVWSIHRREAISSISGSILLQARDPAKLNEEIQIAVDEHRCDEAWRLFEQHMQMEGFPRKSVVNNVVVCFAESLDSNWLQKGYSLVEQAYEEGKQNLLEKEPLLYLSLALAKSGMAVPASTILRKLVETEEYPHVSAWSAVLAHMSLAGSGSYLSAELVLEIGYLFHNNRVDPRKKSNAPLLAMKPNTQVLNVALAGCLLFGTTRKAEQLLDMIPKIGVKADANLLVIMAHIYERNGRREELRKLQRHIDEACNLNESQFWQFYNCLLMCHLKFGDLESASKMVLEMLRRGKVARNSLGAAILEFDTADDGRLYTKRVSGKGSEVKEHDNPETRVVSIHSMIPYDEFSRDRKFLKLEAEAKDVLGALLAKLHVQVELITSERGVLQPTEEIYVKLAKAFLESGKMKELAKFLLKAEHEDSPVSSDNSMLINVINACISLGMLDQAHDLLDEMRMAGVRTGSSVYSSLLKAYCNTNQTREVTSLLRDAQKAGIQLDSSCYEALIQSQVIQNDTHGALNVFKEMKEAKILRGGNQKFEKLLKGCEGNAEAGLMSKLLREIREVQSLDAGVHDWNNVIHFFSKKGLMQDAEKALKRMRSLGHSPNAQTFHSMVTGYAAIGSKYTEVTELWGEMKSIAAATSSMKFDQELLDAVLYTFVRGGFFSRANEVVEMMEKKNMFVDKYKYRMLFLKYHKTAYKGKAPKVQSESQLKKREAGLVFKKWLGLS
- a CDS encoding Bifunctional inhibitor/lipid-transfer protein/seed storage 2S albumin superfamily protein (Bifunctional inhibitor/lipid-transfer protein/seed storage 2S albumin superfamily protein; FUNCTIONS IN: molecular_function unknown; INVOLVED IN: lipid transport; LOCATED IN: membrane; CONTAINS InterPro DOMAIN/s: Bifunctional inhibitor/plant lipid transfer protein/seed storage (InterPro:IPR016140), Plant lipid transfer protein/seed storage/trypsin-alpha amylase inhibitor (InterPro:IPR003612), Plant lipid transfer protein/hydrophobic protein, helical domain (InterPro:IPR013770); BEST Arabidopsis thaliana protein match is: Bifunctional inhibitor/lipid-transfer protein/seed storage 2S albumin superfamily protein (TAIR:AT3G22600.1); Has 35333 Blast hits to 34131 proteins in 2444 species: Archae - 798; Bacteria - 22429; Metazoa - 974; Fungi - 991; Plants - 531; Viruses - 0; Other Eukaryotes - 9610 (source: NCBI BLink).), translated to MILAILALVIATFLYGGATTVQAGCRDTLTSLSPCLYYLNGGSSSPSWSCCRQFSTVVQSSPECLCSVVNSNESSFYGFKFNRTLALNLPTACNVQTPSPSLCNTGGNVPTTLPANTPVGSPRSAPSPSGTTSPANTPSGSKKFPLSNESSSKSNVIILSFVSIALVLAII
- a CDS encoding uncharacterized protein (unknown protein; Has 35333 Blast hits to 34131 proteins in 2444 species: Archae - 798; Bacteria - 22429; Metazoa - 974; Fungi - 991; Plants - 531; Viruses - 0; Other Eukaryotes - 9610 (source: NCBI BLink).) — translated: MCGFHFHTKTLDPSDLRQLMLPASKVWLKTHFHLKFRFPFAAYKNIQRFTYIIKGGLLQSLHLIS